In one window of Duganella dendranthematis DNA:
- a CDS encoding DUF485 domain-containing protein yields MQDDLVQQLKRDPNYHELVKTRSRFGWWLTAAMMVVYYGYILLIAFDKEFLAAKTGGGVMTWGMPIGLFVIVFTVLITGVYVRRANNKYDQLTQAIHAKVKA; encoded by the coding sequence ATGCAAGACGATCTGGTTCAACAGCTTAAACGCGACCCCAATTATCACGAGTTAGTAAAGACGCGTTCCCGCTTCGGCTGGTGGCTCACCGCCGCCATGATGGTGGTCTACTACGGCTACATCCTGCTGATCGCGTTCGACAAAGAATTCCTGGCAGCGAAAACCGGCGGTGGCGTTATGACCTGGGGCATGCCGATTGGCCTGTTCGTCATCGTCTTCACGGTACTGATCACCGGCGTCTACGTCCGCCGCGCCAATAACAAATACGACCAGCTGACGCAAGCCATCCACGCAAAGGTGAAAGCATGA